The Oreochromis niloticus isolate F11D_XX linkage group LG4, O_niloticus_UMD_NMBU, whole genome shotgun sequence DNA segment TTCCTTCTCCCCGAGTAGCAGGCACCCAGTCCTATGAGATGCCAATGCAGTACGCTACCTTATCAAGGGCAACAGCGCGGCCaagcagtctgcacctgtcccgTTCCAAAAGCATTAGCAACTCCAACCCAGACCTGGCAAGCACACCTGTTTCTCCTGATGAAGAGGTGCAAAGGATCATGGGGAGCAAGGTATGCTGCACCTCTCAAGTCCTTTTAAAGGAGATTAAAGTTAGGTTATTAAATATTTTGCACTTTGTTGGTCTTGTGTGTTGCAGGAAATGTGTACCAGTCAAACTTGTATTATCATAGGCAGCTGTTGctttattttcacatttattataTTTGCTTAGtgtctcatttttttcccctagtATTTCAAtgacattaaataaaatatatgaatgTTGTTACAGTCTGGCCACACAGAAAAGATGGtctgtgttttctgtctttatgaAACCACTTGTTTATTTTCTAGTTTCTGTTTAGATAATATCACTCTGTTATTTTGTTGTAATCGTAGTTTCTGGACTCTTCACAGCTGATTCAATAAACTCAGGTTGACTGAGAACTCTGTGCCAACAGTCTGTCTCACTGCTTAGACAACAATGTAGTAATTCTCTGTGCCTCTATCCCTTTACTTCATGCAGTACCTTCAGTCCTTTATTCTCCTCTCCccagctttcttttctttgttgctGTTATCTCCTTTTATTTTGTTCCTGATTTTCTTCTCTAAATAATCTTTTGTGTGGTAATTACCCTCTCTTAATTCACTGTGCTCTTGCCTCTTGCcacactctgtgtgtgtttttgtgtgtgtctctggtgGCTTATGGCAGGGCATTGACCGCTCCCACTCCTGGGTAAACTCTGCTTATGCCCCTGGGGGCTCCAGATCTGTGCTACGCCGGAACCCCAACTCCAGCTGTGAGCTCAAGCAGGTGCCAAATCCCTTCACCTCATCCTCACCTttacctcctccacctccatccTGCACTGCCTCTCATCAATTCTCGCGGGTCATTTCTTACCTCCATTGCATCTGTGTCTGTCTGGCTCTCTCTCCGCTCGCCTCAGCCCACCTGTCACCCCTTTTTATCTACTCCCTGTACATCCTCTCTGCTGCCTAACAGGCACAAGTTCTGCCTGGGGCTTGTTAGGAGTTCATAGAAAGTTCTCTGGCCACCCACCCATTTCCATTCACCCATTTTCACgtcatctgtgtgtgttcacCTCACCATCACTCCATGTCAGGCAAACGACCGCAGCTGCAATCGCATGTCTGCCTTTCTGGACAGCGTGGCTTTGTTTTCAGTTCCCCCAAGGCAGATTGCAAAGAAGGTAAAACTGGCATTTAACTAACTGTAAAAGTGACAAACTAACACATTTTGATGTCATATCATTCACCAACTTCCAATGTCATTACCGTTCATCAACAATCATGCGATTTGGACACAGATCTACATGGAAATGATGTGAAAATTGAAAATTTAGAGCTTTTTGGAATGAATAACTATCAGCTAGTACTCCTAAACCTTTATAACCTGCAGTTACTGTTTATTAATTATTCCTAATAGCattgaaacagtttattttaatcttGATAGCTCAAATACAATTAACTAGACCAAACTGAACTAGCTTGTTGTTGGTTCATGTCTAGCTGCTCCACGAGGAGCTGGCTTTACAGTGGGTGGTCAGCACCAGCACAGTGAGGGAAGCGGCGCTGCAACAAGCTTGGTTTTTCTTCCAACTGATGGTAAGCATTCCTTTTTGAAATTGCAATAATTGTACACCACTTTCtaagtaaaacaaaacttaaggtCTGCAAACCATTTTCTTATTTATCCCCTCCTACAGACAAAGAGCATGACCCACCACTTATTCCTGACCTCAAAACTGGATGTTCCCAGGCGTCAGCGGTTCCCAGACCGCTTTGTGGATGACATCGCTGCGCTTGTGTGTGCCATCAGTGCAGACATTGTCAGCCGATACCACAAGGTACCAAATCCTGAGAGCTAGCTAATTTAGGTCACTGGCCAACAAAAACGATAGTGGCTTTATTTTTCTCCCTTATCTTTTATACAAAGCTTGAGCATTGCTGGTTGATTCAAACCTAATATACAAACTAATATAATATAAACCAAgactcttcctctttctctcacaTGAATTTTCCCCTTCCAGGATGTGGAGCTTGTGGAGAGGTTAAATAGCAGTCTGGCTTTCTTCCTGAATGACCTGTTGTCTCTCATGGACCGGGGCTTTGTCTTCAACCTCATCCGCTCTTACTACAAACAGGTCCCCATTGCACTTTTTCCtattttcctgtaatctgataCGCTCAGAGACTCCCACACACATTATTGTGTCTTCTATGTAACTGCGTGTTAAACAGATTGCCAACAAGTTGCACACGGCCCAGAATCCCAGCTCTCTGAATGCTCTGAGGATGGACTTCACTCGTATTGTCTGCAGCCATGAGCACTATGTGATCCTCAACTTGCCGTGCTCAATCCTGAGCCCCCCAGCCTCCCCCTCTCCTTCCACTTCTTCCACCACATCACAGGTACTATAGCACATTATCCATCATAGACGAATTAtaagaaaatattaatttcacataAAGAGAATGGATAAATTGAAATGTTGCTAATTTCCCTCTGTAATAAGTGCATACTCATAGCATCAGTGTCCTCAAAGTTCCAGTCATGGCCCTTGGGGATGTTTTTTGCAGCCCTTGAGTCAGCCAAGGAAAGAATGCGATGCACTGTACATTTCATTATGGGAGGATTTCTCTTGAATTCCAACTCTTCTGTTCCGGGCATCATAGCTAGAGTTTCTTAACAGAAATACCGCTGGTGTCAAAATGTGCCTTCctcttggtttaaaaaaacaaacataatgaCTGAATGAAATTAGCAAATACACTACCAACACTAACTGaagctgtttgtttattttccttAATAAACAAATGATGTCTTAAATTTGCAGTCATCAAAACTTTGAGAATAACTCTTCTGTGTTTCTACACAAACCATTGCATAACATTAATGTAAGCCACACTTATAAGTCATTTCTCCATAATTCTGTGTCATCTTAACTATCTCTCCTTGTGTCCACAGAGCTCAGCATTTTCCAGTATGGTGCAAGACCAGGGCGTGGCCACCATGTTTGAGCTCTCCGTCCCTTTTCGCCAGCAGCACTTCCTGTCCGGCCTGCTGCTGTCTGAGCTATCACTCATCCTCGACCCTGATGGTGAAGGGTGAGTTTTTAGTATCTGCACACCAGCTGATCAAGACTTTACATCGATTCAGACTTTAACGTGAAATAAAGTGAGAGATGATGAAGATTATCACGATTTTGTTTATCACCCACAGGGTTTTCTTCCTTCATAAAAAAGCCATTAGTGCCGTTCACTCCCTGCTGTGTAGCCACGATGCAGACCCTCGCTACAGGGACCCTCAAGTCAGAGCCCACATGGCTCAACTCTACCTGCCTCTCATCCCAATCGTCATGGAGACGTTGCATCAGCTCTATGACTTCTCTGGTCAGCAGAACAATATGAGCAGCCCATAAATATGGTTTTCCACCTGCTCGAGAGgatgttgttttatttgcagTATTATTGTACCTGAGAGTGCTTTTCTTATTGCCTTGCAGACTCCTCGCCTTCTCGGGTCCGCCATGCATCCACCCACGCTGACGATGCTGACCCAGACAGTGGCAGCACTATCAGTCAGTCTGTTGCTATGGCAATCGCTGGCTCCCCTCTGCAGCATGCCAAAGCCAACCCATTCGCGCTGCCCACAGTGGTAAGTGATAGCAGCAAGGGTCATAGTGTTCCCCAGAGCCCTACAGACTGACAGGTCACAGAGTGGCCTCTGTGTGGGCGACTGCTGCTTCAGTTTGACAGACGGTCACGCCACACAACACTCACctatttaaatataatttgCATTCTTTCCTTGTTGTTCTTTAGCTAAAGAACAACTGCTCCTTTTCACCTGTAGGTGGCTCTGTGTCCTTTGCCATAACTTTCTCTAAACAGCCATTTTGTTCTATACTCAAGTGGATTACAAGATTGGCACcgattttctgtgtgtgtgtgtcgttaCCAGGCGGGGCGCCAGTCCAGCTCTCTGTCTGCCGAGTGCAGTAGGACTCTGCTGGTGTGTTTCCTGTGGGTGCTGAAGAATGCAGATGCAGCTCTCCTGGAGCGCTGGGTGTCAGATTTGTCTGTACTGCAAATCAACCGCTTGCTAGATCTGCTGCATCTCTGTGTGTCCTGCTTTGAATACAAGGTATAATAAATGGGCACCATCAAGATTCGCAGTTCATTCAGGGTGATGCTAAATTCCTCTAAATTGATTTTCCACAGAAAGCTAGTTCAGAGCAAATATTGATTACATAtcatttccttctttttctcctgcTTGATGGGGTTTTTACGAAGGCAACGAGTTAATGTTCCTGGTTTAATTAGCTGTTATTTAAAAATTAGATTTAATTTAACCATTACTGCAAAAATGGTGATGTCTGTGGCAGCATGTAACAGATCTGTGCTGGTCAGTTACTGCTGGCTGAGAATGCCTTCACTTCTGCCTCTGAAAGGTATATTTTATATGATGCATTATACATAATGCATTGTATACTGAGGCACTTGGACTTCAGACATCATGTCCAGGGTTACTACTGTATTGTCCATTACTGTTTGCATAGCACTGCAAAATCACACAGTAGTCTATTTAGCTGTGTTTActctagggctgccacgattagtcgactagtcacgattacgtcgactattaaaatcgtcgacgattaatttaatagtcgacacgtcgtttgaagctttgtaagatcccaaaagacgcatcagtaagtagtaggatttaagagtgtaatgacggactgaaacagaagatggcagcactgcatgtacaaggatgccagctgcctttaaaccccgaagaagaagaagctgtgtcccagaattcatagcgcggccctgctcagttttcaacaatggcggcagctagttagttttaatatcactcttattattctttctgggtcacaaaataaacgtttaacatattttcaggcgagaatatagctgtgtaaacctcaaatatctgctcagtttatcaagacatcacatattttcaaaagtgctccgacgtttccggagacgtctgttacccaccagctcgatagctagctggggtTGACGGCTCACTAGAGCCAGTGAGAACACcagactcccggcaaatcgttttcaaactcaccgccgtctttcgctactcaggttaaacatgatatattagtcacttagataacttaaaagtgatattgtttggctttttttagtattttatttgttcctgagtaaatcgggttggctgagattaaagttatagtttttacacagctgaataaacgtcaagcagacaactgattatcagaagtgtgagatgctcgagaatatactccggtgtcctgttatattttagatagcaaggagcagacggctgagttttttaaactccaccaaacaaactacaaatgtcattaaaatttaataaactatcatcttgtctttaattttagttggcacataccttaaacacttaaagctgtaagctaatgatagttatttaagagcagatgcatgctggtgaaataagctgtacgttttacatccaatggatgcatgatctgattagtcgactaatcgcaaaaataatcggtgactagtcgaatatcaaaataatcgtttgtggcagccctagtttaCTCTATAAATGATTAATAGGACAGGAGGctatttttatgtgtttgtttttaaattgtttgctTATCTAAAGTCCATTTCTTAGCAGCTTTCtacccatttttttttcttttatccacTTTTAatatagtcttttttttttctctctcagagAAATTTCTGGGTAAACTTGCCTAATTTGTATGCTACCTTTTTATGATTTATTTGTCCTCTGATGTTTGGTGGACGTTGTAGGGGAAGAAGACTTTGGAGCGGATCAATAGCCTGACATTTAAAAAGTCTCAAGATATGAAGGCACGACTTGAAGAAGCCATACTGGGCACAATCGGAGCCCGTCAGGAGATGGTTCGGCGTCACAGAGGTGGGAAGCACGACAGAAACATAGGCTTGTGTCATGCATGTCTGAAGCAATTTATATTTGTGGTGCTTAAGGAAATTTACTCTTACAGAAAGGAGCCCTTATGGCAGCCAGGAGAACGTTAGGTGGAAAAAGAACGTAACTCACTGGAGAACAAATGCAGACAGAGTTGACAAGTATGTGCTTTACAGAAATATAGATTTGGTTCTTCTGTTCACGTTGTGAAAATTACAAATATTCTTGGATTATAATTTATGTcaaatgtgtgtttctgtgtaacATGATTGTAAAATGACACCTTTCAGGACTAAGGCTGAGGTGGAACAGGAGTCTGTGGTGGATGGAAACCTAGCTACTGAGGCCTCTCTCATAGTACTGGACACACTGGAAATTATAGTCAAGGTAAAACaatgagaaataaataaatctgtttaGATACCACCTTTCCAGTGGTTGACATAAAGTGCTGTCCTCCTATGTAAACATCCTTTGCTTGTTGTGTGCCTGTCTTCTTTCAGACTGTGGTTGCATCAGAGTTGAAAGAAAGTGTTTTAGGTGGAGTGCTGAGAGTACTTCTTCACAGCATGGCAGGAAACCAGAGCGCCCTCTTTCTGCAGCATTGCTTCAATACACAGAGAGCTCTGGTTTTCAAAGTAAGTGCAGTTTGCTTTTAGCAATTACAcaagttttcagtttttttattgtcttttccagcaaaaaaaaccaaaacacaaattaATGAATTAACACAAATAATTAATGTTTTGGTATTAATAGTTTTACTCCTATTTGGCATTATTCTGCTTACTCATTTTCATTGATAACATCTGTGTTACaatttatttaaaagtaaaacaaagcgGGCCATATTTCATTTCTGGTGGCAGCGGGGTGAACTGTACTAAGTgacgctgtgtgtttttgtgtatagTTCCCAGAAATGCTGTTTGAGGAGGACACAGAGCTTTGTGCAGACCTGTGCCTGCGTCTCCTGCGTCACTGCAGCAGCAGTGTCGGCTCTGTCAGAAGTCACGCCTCGGCATCTCTTTACCTGCTCATGAGACAGAACTTCGAGATTGGAAATGTATGTTAAGATGTTGCGTTATCTGTGAAATACTTTGATGTTCTTTCATAGCTGTGGACATGTCAGCAAAATGCATCTATACCGTAATTCAAGACTGTAATGATGTTGTAGGTCACACTGGGCtacgtttttgttttgtagaaCTTTGCACGAGTAAAGATGCAGGTCACCATGTCTCTGTCCTCACTGGTGGGAACATCGCAGAACTTTAATGAAGAGCATCTTCGTCGGTCTCTCAAGACAATCTTGACATATGCCGAAGAGGACTTAGAGCTGCGGGACACACCTTTCCCAGAGCAGGTGCACAGCAACCATCATCTTGTTTACAGTTTTCGAGCTGGAGCTAGTGGAACGGGTAAGCTGGTGGAACAggtaagactttttttttcatttggtaTATGTATGTTTGAAACTGCAGGTCCAGGATCTGGTGTTCAACCTGCACATGATTCTTACTGACACTGTGAAGATGAAGGAGCATCAGCACGATCCAGAGATGCTTATCGACCTAATGTACAGGTACTGGAATGACCATCAGAGTGGCtgtaaatcaaaaataaaataaaacctaaagtgttttctcattttctcttttcagGATTGCTAAAGGTTACCAGAACTCCCCTGACTTGCGCTTAACGTGGCTTCAAAACATGGCAGGGAAACACTCAGAGAGAGGGAACCATGCTGAAGCAGCCCACTGTCTGGTCCACAGCGCAGCTCTGGTAGCGGAGTATCTCAACATGCTGGAGGATTGTCGCTACCTGCCCATTGGTTGTGTCACATTTCAGGTCAGTGTGTGTATGCTGTTTAAATCGTTCTACTTACAAATAGTTGGCTAGGTCACAATGATTTTAGTCTAATGCCTCAGTCACAGTCGGTGACCTCCTGACACCTGCCTGAACACTGCAGccaacatgtttcaaaaggCACAAAAATTTGTCTCCTTGTCTGGTGCGTGTTacagttttcactgtttcacttggAAAGTAGTTGGCAGTTATCTGACAAGGAGATgttttccatgcaaactacgGGCAACCGCGACAATCTGCTAGCAGTCAAAGCAACTGTAATCTTTCACTGAGGCACTGTATACCTCTTTGTGACCAGTTTGAAACTGAAACTGCcagaaacctccagcaaccagtCACTAACTGGGTAGAGAATTCAAATTTTTCCCAAATGACCTGTGGTTGCCAGGTGTTGGCTGACTGGTCTCTGGACTTGTGTGAGTTGAGTTTTAGCAAATGAATTTGCAGCGACTGCCAGAAACCTCCAGCAACTATTCACCACCCGGCTTGGGACTCTTGTGACCTGTGGTTACTAGAAGATCTTCACTAATGCGTGTCTAGACCTGTGTGACTCAGGCCTAAATGAAACTTTTActtaaaagacatataaaacatGTGGGTGTATGACCAGATGTTAacttttttcctattttgttttgtctgtttttactaCAGAATATTTCATCCAACGTATTAGAGGAGTCGGCAGTATCCGATGACGTTCTGTCGCCAGAGGAGGAGGGCATTTGTGCTGGGAAGTATTTCAGTGAGTCTGGCCTGGTGGGCCTTCTGGAGCAAGCAGCTGCTTCTTTTAACATGGTATGACTCACATTCACTGACAAACAGCACAAGGTTCCTGCATTAACATGGCTGAAGGATGGATATTTTATCATATgatttgtgtaaaaaaaatcccTATTTAATTGTGCTGTAACTGCAGGCTGGCATGTATGAGGCCATTAATGAAGTGTACAAGATTCTGCTCCCGATCCATGAAGCCAACAGAGACTTTAAAAAGCTGGCTACTGTCCACGGGAAGCTACAAGATGCCTTTAATAAAGTCTACAACCAAGTGAGTTGACAGCTTAATCCTGAAATCACCAGCAATCTACAAAGGAATTAGTTTAGAGCCAATTATCTTTATCCTAATTcccttctttatttcttttctcatcTTTTCCAGAGTTCAGGATGGGAGGTAACAAACTAATCTGACATTAAGAGTATCcaatttaaagtaaaacattCAGCAGTTGTTGTTGACAGTGTTATTCTTCTTCCCCTTggcttgttttcttctccactCCTGTGTCAATAACATGTTACTGGTGAGTGATGCAAAGCTTACTTTATCACTTGGTTGAGTAGAATTAAGACAAGTATTAATTAATTTGCGCTGCAGTCCTGCTGTAATAAAACTACTTCTGAGCATGGATTTGTATTTTCCCACAACATGAAAAGCATCTGTTTTCCCACATCCAAAGCAGCCACTGAAACAAAGCGTTAACAAAGAGtaaatgctgttttgttttgtttttcatcactGGTGTTGCAAACACAGGAATATAAATTAGTGTCAGGGTGAAAAAAATCTGTGTGCATTTTACAAACCAGCTGTTTTAaccaaaagaaagaaaccaaaccGCTTTCAgccccaaaacaacaaaacaagagaaaacggTTCCAAAGAAAAGGCGGCTCACTCGTGTGGCCGTTTGAGAGAGAAGAAAGTAAATGATCCTCTGTGGTAGGCGGTGGCCATGTTGGCTCTTTTTACAAGGGTGGCCCTCAGGAAAGGACACAGTCATTGTTCCCACCAATATCCACATCCAATAACTATATAATTTCCAAACATCAACCAGACCTTTTCACTAAAAGAAAATCAAGCACAGAAGTTACATAGGATAACGCATAAATACAACAGCAGTATAACAACCATGGATCATGAAtgggtaaaaaaataaactctgGTTATTCAGATAGATTTCTAgtttacatttcacattttaggCTGTGTTAACACCTCCATATGGCTGTCTACTATGATGACCCCTAATTAGCATATAATTGcatagttacttagttactgaCACTTTGTTATCACACTGTTAGCAAATACTTTTTACTGCATTTTTTCTAATGGCTAAACAGCTATTTCGCTAACATTTCCGTACAACACATCACTCGTGGTGAGTTTATTCTGCAGGTGTCCCATAATGCTGTTCCTCCTGTTTTTGTGCTTCTATTCATTTATTCAGCATTTATGTACTAGTGGAAATACAGCATTCTAACGTTTGTATGACAGATTTGGTCTTGGTTTCAGGGTTGTTGAGTCCTCAATAAAAATAGGCCagtcatttaaacattttagtttgtggagaaaaaaaatcttcatttcAAGTCTTTGGAGTGTCAGATAATGAGTCCATGAATTAAAAcggggtattttttttttttctactgttaACACGTAAGCTCTGTGTCAGCTGCTTTTAATTCACTCACGCTCTGCACTCTTTAATCGTTTAagttttctgtcttgtttttagTGTTCAGCGAATGTTTGGGACCTACTTCAGAGTGGGTTTCTATGGCTGTCGCTTCGGAGATCTGGATGAGCAAGAATTTGTCTACAAGGAGCCATCGATCACCAAGTTAGCGGAGATATCGCACAGACTTGAGGCATGTTAACTCCTCCTGATGCTAATAAAGATGTCTTTAATGATTTATGAGGAACATATGTCTAAAGGTGAATGCCTCTGGCCCACAGGAGTTCTACTCAGAGAAATTTGGGGATGAGGTGGTCGAAATTATCAAAGACTCCAGCCCagtggacaaaaacaaactagatCCCAACAAGGTAAAGAGATGTGTATGTTTGTTgcttaaaaaatatgtatatttttaaaatgtctaaCTGTACTGATGACTTTTTCAGGCTTACCTGCAGATCACCTATGTCGAGCCCTACTTTGACACATATGAGCTGAAGGAAAGAATCACCTACTTTGACAAGAACTACAACTTGCGTACCTTCATGTACTGCACTCCCTTCACTCTGGACGGCCGCGCTCACGGCGACCTGCACGAGCAGTACAAACGCAAAACCATCCTGACAACATCTCACGCCTTCCCTTACATCAAGACACGGATCAATGTTATCCACAAGGAGGAGGTGGGTGCCTCTAGTGGAGGGAtcagattttaaataaatgtagacATTATAATGTATGTTCATTGTTACATCTTTGGCTTTCCAGATTATTCTTGTCCCCATCGAGGTGGCGATTGAAGATATGCAGAAGAAGACTCAGGAGCTCGCTTTCGCCACAAACCAAGACCCCGCAGACTCTAAAATGCTTCAAATGGTGCTCCAGGGCTGTGTGGGCACCACTGTCAACCAGGTGATAATATAATTGAAATGCTGGTCCCCctggaataataataacatcAAAGCAGAGCTTTAAGTCTGGGTTAGTGTTTTAAGCAGTGGCAGAAATTCCTCAGCCAATATGTAACTGTTTCTCTCCCCTAACAGGGCCCCCTTGAGGTGGCGCAGGTCTTTCTCGCCGACATTCCTGATGACCCCAAGCTGTTTCGTCATCACAACAAACTGCGCCTCTGCTTTAAAGACTTCGCTAAGAGGTACTGACATGATCTCTGTCTCAGACAAAGACTGTTGTGTGgccaataaaaacaaatcccAACTCCctgtgtctttcttttttgtgcagGTGTGAGGATGCCTTGAGGAAGAATAAAGCCCTGATTGGGCCAGATCAGAAAGAGTACCACAGAGAGCTAGAAAGGAATTACCATAAACTGAAAGAAGCTCTGGGTCCTCTCATCAACCGCAAGATCCCCCAGCTTTACAGAACCGTACCAGCTCCGACTCTGCAAACACAACGGTAACTTGAGACattaataacacacacacacgcctacGCACAGAGACGCACAAAATGATCTCATGCTGCTTCTTCAAGCACATCAAACTAACATAAGAGGAACGTAAAACTGTGTCATGCTTCAGGCTATATTCTCAAACAGCCAGTTTGTCACCAGTGAGCAGACATGCAGACACATTTCAGTGATTtcaaatgtgtcacattttattcCACAGTCATTAATAAAAGATGATGCACTTCTTGAACTGCTGTAGCCTGTTTGACTATGGAAACTATCACCATATGTTATTTTTGGTTTTCATCATCTTCTGGCTGCAgctctgtgtttgcatgtggACTGATTCCTAATCAGAAACAGTTACAGTCAACAGCACCTGCCAGACCGatgctgcagcacagagagaaatGTAAAATCCCAGATAGTTAAAATATTAACACAAACTTTGAGCTCCATTGGTCCGCTATATTACATTAGGGGTTTATCATTATTACTCTTGGAACCACAATGCTGATTCAAAGCCATGTAAGCTTTTAGTGGGACAACTTTCACACTCCTTGGGTGGCATTTTTTGgctcaaatgaaataaagtgaaCCATATCTTTGCTAAAATATGATGTTTTTGATTTTgacatatgttttttttccccagtattCCTACTAATTATCCCCCCCTCTCTCGCAGGAACTCCTACAGTAGGTCGAGTTTCCGCAAAGTCGACTGTTGAGCCACAGAAAGCTGGAAAGCGACACAGAGAAACAAGCTTTTAAAATTAGCACCATCTCATACCGTCTGTCCCCCCTTCCCCCCACTGCGTTGCACACCAACTGTAGc contains these protein-coding regions:
- the dock6 gene encoding dedicator of cytokinesis protein 7 isoform X1, encoding MTSTPSERRAFAHKINRTVAAEVRKQVSRDYGSPQLSKKRGGAHHPLPLTEVVEPVDFEEYVSSHAPGVEPGPLKQLMEFPSDDLELLHLDKECNTLEPPLPEEEDSLDPRVRDALAVYTDDWLVIQRKYQRYSTTYTPHNSERQRERQRGLVKQTFELDEVAAAERQEDQDDAKRRSVSIDETPRGSWASSIFDLKNSSPDALLPTVLEQTAAEDMDHRNTEARQQGRHNDLLGLFPPPDEDEAVERCSLPEVPKEHCGQRIMVKCLSLKFEIEIEPIFGTLALYDIKEKKKISENFYFDLNSDQMKGLLKPHTPHVAISTLARSAIFSITYPSPDIFLVIKLEKVLQQGDISECCEPYMVMKESDSSKHKEKLEKLRLQAEQSCTRLGRFRMPFAWTAIHLLNIVSSVGGLDRSDPDSDSERKGHGTWNERKKKGFERMSIGDDMCNFATFRPATLTVTNFFKQEGDRLSDEDLYKYLADMRRPSSVLRRLRPVTAQLKIDISPAPDLPHYCLSPELLHVKPYPDPRVRPTKEVLEFPARQVYTPHTTYRNLLYVYPQSLNFSSRQGSVRNIAVKVQFMAGEDPSQALAVIFGKSSCAEFMKEAYSPVIYHNKSPEFYEEMKMKIPANLTDNHHLLFTFYHISCQTKQNTPLETPVGYTWIPLMQHGRLRTGSFSLPVSVEKPPASYSVLTPDVQLPGMKWVDNHKGVFSVEVKAASSVHTQDPHLDKFFTLVYVLEEYSFPFRLKDVIITEANMEGELKASMAALRGAVLDTCVRFLHQLLNKLIQLIVYPPVIAGQIVNLGRAAFEAMALLVNQIHKNLEGNQDQHGRNNLLASYIHYCFRLPTAEPTLPPNAGTQSYEMPMQYATLSRATARPSSLHLSRSKSISNSNPDLASTPVSPDEEVQRIMGSKGIDRSHSWVNSAYAPGGSRSVLRRNPNSSCELKQANDRSCNRMSAFLDSVALFSVPPRQIAKKLLHEELALQWVVSTSTVREAALQQAWFFFQLMTKSMTHHLFLTSKLDVPRRQRFPDRFVDDIAALVCAISADIVSRYHKDVELVERLNSSLAFFLNDLLSLMDRGFVFNLIRSYYKQIANKLHTAQNPSSLNALRMDFTRIVCSHEHYVILNLPCSILSPPASPSPSTSSTTSQSSAFSSMVQDQGVATMFELSVPFRQQHFLSGLLLSELSLILDPDGEGVFFLHKKAISAVHSLLCSHDADPRYRDPQVRAHMAQLYLPLIPIVMETLHQLYDFSDSSPSRVRHASTHADDADPDSGSTISQSVAMAIAGSPLQHAKANPFALPTVAGRQSSSLSAECSRTLLVCFLWVLKNADAALLERWVSDLSVLQINRLLDLLHLCVSCFEYKGKKTLERINSLTFKKSQDMKARLEEAILGTIGARQEMVRRHRERSPYGSQENVRWKKNVTHWRTNADRVDKTKAEVEQESVVDGNLATEASLIVLDTLEIIVKTVVASELKESVLGGVLRVLLHSMAGNQSALFLQHCFNTQRALVFKFPEMLFEEDTELCADLCLRLLRHCSSSVGSVRSHASASLYLLMRQNFEIGNNFARVKMQVTMSLSSLVGTSQNFNEEHLRRSLKTILTYAEEDLELRDTPFPEQVQDLVFNLHMILTDTVKMKEHQHDPEMLIDLMYRIAKGYQNSPDLRLTWLQNMAGKHSERGNHAEAAHCLVHSAALVAEYLNMLEDCRYLPIGCVTFQNISSNVLEESAVSDDVLSPEEEGICAGKYFSESGLVGLLEQAAASFNMAGMYEAINEVYKILLPIHEANRDFKKLATVHGKLQDAFNKVYNQSSGWERMFGTYFRVGFYGCRFGDLDEQEFVYKEPSITKLAEISHRLEEFYSEKFGDEVVEIIKDSSPVDKNKLDPNKAYLQITYVEPYFDTYELKERITYFDKNYNLRTFMYCTPFTLDGRAHGDLHEQYKRKTILTTSHAFPYIKTRINVIHKEEIILVPIEVAIEDMQKKTQELAFATNQDPADSKMLQMVLQGCVGTTVNQGPLEVAQVFLADIPDDPKLFRHHNKLRLCFKDFAKRCEDALRKNKALIGPDQKEYHRELERNYHKLKEALGPLINRKIPQLYRTVPAPTLQTQRNSYSRSSFRKVDC